In a single window of the Sphingosinicella microcystinivorans genome:
- the dprA gene encoding DNA-processing protein DprA, producing the protein MADRPGSDTERIAKLRLIRSENVGPISYRQLTARYGSASAALDVLPDLARRGGRRDVRIAEAGAVRREMEAVEAVGARLVFLGDANYPPRLAEIEDAPPALTVRGDIALAHRRTVGIVGARNASAAAIRFARGLAADLATADIVVVSGLARGIDAAAHAGALSGGTIGVIAGGIDNVYPPENGELYAALYERGLVVAEQPFGTEPQARHFPRRNRLISGLSAGIVVVEAAPRSGSLITARFAGEQGREVMAVPGFPLDPRAQGCNQLIRDGATLVQSAADIAETIAPFGAARLGTSGSRFTAPPPTDADDSARDAVTALLSLTPVAIDELVRLSGEPPAVVQTVLLELELAGRLVRYAGARVALA; encoded by the coding sequence ATGGCTGACCGGCCGGGCAGCGACACCGAACGCATCGCGAAGCTGCGGCTGATTCGCAGCGAGAACGTCGGGCCGATCAGCTATCGGCAGCTCACCGCCCGCTACGGCAGCGCGTCGGCGGCGCTCGATGTGCTGCCGGACCTCGCGCGGCGTGGCGGCCGCCGTGACGTCCGGATCGCCGAAGCGGGCGCCGTCCGGCGCGAGATGGAGGCCGTCGAGGCGGTAGGCGCGCGCCTCGTGTTCCTCGGCGACGCCAATTATCCGCCGCGCCTCGCCGAGATCGAGGACGCACCGCCCGCGCTCACCGTGCGCGGCGACATCGCGCTCGCGCACCGCCGCACCGTGGGCATCGTCGGCGCGCGCAATGCGTCTGCGGCGGCGATCCGGTTCGCGCGCGGTCTTGCCGCCGATCTTGCCACAGCGGACATCGTCGTCGTCTCGGGCCTCGCGCGCGGCATCGACGCCGCGGCGCACGCGGGCGCGCTTTCAGGCGGCACGATCGGCGTGATCGCGGGCGGCATCGACAACGTGTACCCGCCCGAGAACGGAGAGCTTTACGCCGCGCTCTACGAACGCGGCCTCGTGGTCGCCGAACAGCCTTTCGGCACCGAGCCGCAGGCGCGCCACTTCCCCCGCCGCAACCGGCTGATCTCCGGGCTTTCGGCAGGCATCGTCGTCGTCGAGGCGGCGCCGCGCTCCGGCTCGCTCATCACCGCGCGTTTCGCGGGCGAACAGGGCCGCGAGGTGATGGCCGTACCCGGCTTCCCGCTCGATCCGCGCGCGCAGGGCTGCAACCAGTTGATCCGCGATGGTGCGACGCTCGTCCAATCCGCCGCCGACATCGCCGAGACGATCGCGCCGTTCGGTGCCGCACGGCTGGGCACAAGCGGCAGCCGCTTTACGGCCCCTCCTCCCACGGATGCCGACGACAGCGCGCGCGATGCCGTGACCGCCCTGCTCAGCCTGACGCCGGTCGCTATCGACGAACTCGTGCGCCTGTCGGGCGAGCCGCCCGCCGTGGTGCAGACCGTGCTTCTCGAACTCGAACTCGCCGGACGGCTCGTCCGCTACGCCGGCGCGCGCGTGGCGCTCGCGTGA